A region of Salmo salar chromosome ssa17, Ssal_v3.1, whole genome shotgun sequence DNA encodes the following proteins:
- the LOC123728253 gene encoding hyphal wall protein 2-like isoform X4, producing the protein MSLPILSYHCCPYTTSTSKHHSYCSPTTRLSAHVPHTTSKHHSYCSSTTRLSAHVPHTTSTSKHHSYCSSTTRLSAHVPHTTSKRHSYCSSTTRLSAHVPHTTSKHHSYCSPTTRLSAHVPHTTSKRHSYCSSTTRLSAHVPHTTSTSKHHSYCSPTTRLSAHVPHTTSKHHSYCSSTTRLSAHVPHTTSKHHSYCSPTTRLSAHVPHTTSKHHSYCSSTTRLSAHVPHTTSKHHSYCSSTTRLSAHVPHTTSKHHSYCSSTTRLSAHVPHTTSKHHSYCSSTTRLSAHVPHTTSKHHSYCSSTTRLSAHVPHTTSKHHSYCSSTRLSAHVPHTTSKHHSYCSSTTRLSAHVPHTTSTSKHHSYCSPTTRLSAHVPHTTSKHHSYCSPTTRLSAHVPHTTSKHHSYCSPTTRLSAHVPHTTSKHHSYCSSTTKLSAHVPHTTSKHHSYCSSTTRLSAHVPHTTSKHHSYCSSTTRLSAHVPHTTSKHHSYCSPTTRLSAHVPHTTSKHHSYCSSTTRLSAHVPHTTSTSKHHSYCSPTTRLSAHVPHITSKHHSYCSSTTRLSAHVPHTTSTSKHHSYCSPTTRLSAHVPHTTSTSKHHSYCSPTTRLSAHVPHTTSKHHSYCSSTTRLSAHVPHTTSKHHSYCSSTTRLSAHVPHTTSTSKHHSYCSPTTRLSAHVPHTTSKHHSYCSSTTRLSAHVPHTTSTSKHHSYCSPTTRLSAHVPHTTSTSKHHSYCSPTTRLSAHVPHTTSKHHSYCSSTTRLSAHVPHTTSKHHSYCSSTTRLSAHVPHTTSTSKHHSYCSPTTRLSAHVPHTTSKHHSYCSSTTRLSAHVPHTTSTSKHHSYCSPTTRLSAHVPHTTSTSKHHSYCSPTTRLSAHVPHTTSKHHSYCSSTTRLSAHVPHTTSKHHSYCSSTTRLSAHVPHTTSTSKHHSYCSPTTRLSAHVPHTTSTSKHHSYCSPTTRLSAHVPHTTSKHHSYCSSTTRLSAHVPHTTSKHHSYCSPTTRLSAHVPHTTSKHHSYCSPTTRLSAHVPHTTSKHHSYCSSTTRLSAHVPHTTSKHHSYCSPTTRLSAHVPHTTSKHHSYCSPTTRLSAHVPHTTSKHHSYCSPTTRLSAHVPHTTSKHHSYCSSTTRLSAHVPHTTSKHYSYCSSTTRLSAHVPHTTSKHHSYCSSTTRLSAHVPHTTSTSKHHSYCSSTTRLSAHVPHTTSKHHSYCSSTTRLSAHVPHTTSKHHSYCSSTTRLSAHVPHTTSKHHSYCSSTTRLSAHVPHTTSKHHSYCSPTTRLSAHVPHTTSKHHSYCSPTTRLSAHVPHTTSKHHSYCSSTTRLSAADRERW; encoded by the exons ATGTCGCTTCCGATACTCTCTTACCACTGCTGCCCATACACCACTTCCACATCTAAACATCATAGTTACTGTTCCCCCACAACAAGACTCTCTGCACACGTTCCACACACCACATCTAAACATCATAGTTACTGTTCCTCCACAACAAGACTCTCTGCACACGTTCCACACACCACTTCCACATCTAAACATCATAGTTACTGTTCCTCCACAACAAGACTCTCTGCACACGTTCCACACACCACATCTAAACGTCATAGTTACTGTTCCTCCACAACAAGACTCTCTGCACACGTTCCACACACCACATCTAAACATCATAGTTACTGTTCCCCCACAACAAGACTCTCTGCACACGTTCCACACACCACATCTAAACGTCATAGTTACTGTTCCTCCACAACAAGACTCTCTGCACACGTTCCACACACCACTTCCACATCTAAACATCATAGTTACTGTTCCCCCACAACAAGACTCTCTGCACACGTTCCACACACCACATCTAAACATCATAGTTACTGTTCCTCCACAACAAGACTCTCTGCACACGTTCCACACACCACATCTAAACATCATAGTTACTGTTCCCCCACAACAAGACTCTCTGCACACGTTCCACACACCACATCTAAACATCATAGTTACTGTTCCTCCACAACAAGACTCTCTGCACACGTTCCACACACCACATCTAAACATCATAGTTACTGTTCCTCCACAACAAGACTCTCTGCACACGTTCCACACACCACATCTAAACATCATAGTTACTGTTCCTCCACAACAAGACTCTCTGCACACGTTCCACACACcac ATCTAAACATCATAGTTACTGTTCCTCCACAACAAGACTCTCTGCACACGTTCCACACACCACATCTAAACATCATAG TTACTGTTCCTCCACAACAAGACTCTCTGCACACGTTCCACACACCACATCTAAACATCATAGTTACTGTTCCTCCACAAGACTCTCTGCACACGTTCCACACACCACATCTAAACATCATAGTTACTGTTCCTCCACAACAAGACTCTCTGCACACGTTCCACACACCAC TTCCACATCTAAACATCATAGTTACTGTTCCCCCACAACAAGACTCTCTGCACACGTTCCACACACCACATCTAAACATCATAGTTACTGTTCCCCCACAACAAGACTCTCTGCACACGTTCCACACACCACATCTAAACATCATAGTTACTGTTCCCCCACAACAAGACTCTCTGCACACGTTCCACACACCACATCTAAACATCATAGTTACTGTTCCTCCACAACAAAACTCTCTGCACACGTTCCACACACCACATCTAAACATCATAGTTACTGTTCCTCCACAACAAGACTCTCTGCACACGTTCCACACACCACATCTAAACATCATAGTTACTGTTCCTCCACAACAAGACTCTCTGCACACGTTCCACACACCACATCTAAACATCATAGTTACTGTTCCCCCACAACAAGACTCTCTGCACACGTTCCACACACCACATCTAAACATCATAGTTACTGTTCCTCCACAACAAGACTCTCTGCACACGTTCCACACACCACTTCCACATCTAAACATCATAGCTACTGTTCCCCCACAACAAGACTCTCTGCACACGTTCCACACATCACATCTAAACATCATAGTTACTGTTCCTCCACAACAAGACTCTCTGCACACGTTCCACACACCACTTCCACATCTAAACATCATAGTTACTGTTCCCCCACAACAAGACTCTCTGCACACGTTCCACACACCACTTCCACATCTAAACATCATAGTTACTGTTCCCCCACAACAAGACTCTCTGCACACGTTCCACACACCACATCTAAACATCATAGTTACTGTTCCTCCACAACAAGACTCTCTGCACACGTTCCACACACCACATCTAAACATCATAGTTACTGTTCCTCCACAACAAGACTCTCTGCACACGTTCCACACACCACTTCCACATCTAAACATCATAGTTACTGTTCCCCCACAACAAGACTCTCTGCACACGTTCCACACACCACATCTAAACATCATAGTTACTGTTCCTCCACAACAAGACTCTCTGCACACGTTCCACACACCACTTCCACATCTAAACATCATAGTTACTGTTCCCCCACAACAAGACTCTCTGCACACGTTCCACACACCACTTCCACATCTAAACATCATAGTTACTGTTCCCCCACAACAAGACTCTCTGCACACGTTCCACACACCACATCTAAACATCATAGTTACTGTTCCTCCACAACAAGACTCTCTGCACACGTTCCACACACCACATCTAAACATCATAGTTACTGTTCCTCCACAACAAGACTCTCTGCACACGTTCCACACACCACTTCCACATCTAAACATCATAGTTACTGTTCCCCCACAACAAGACTCTCTGCACACGTTCCACACACCACATCTAAACATCATAGTTACTGTTCCTCCACAACAAGACTCTCTGCACACGTTCCACACACCACTTCCACATCTAAACATCATAGTTACTGTTCCCCCACAACAAGACTCTCTGCACACGTTCCACACACCACTTCCACATCTAAACATCATAGTTACTGTTCCCCCACAACAAGACTCTCTGCACACGTTCCACACACCACATCTAAACATCATAGTTACTGTTCCTCCACAACAAGACTCTCTGCACACGTTCCACACACCACATCTAAACATCATAGTTACTGTTCCTCCACAACAAGACTCTCTGCACACGTTCCACACACCACTTCCACATCTAAACATCATAGTTACTGTTCCCCCACAACAAGACTCTCTGCACACGTTCCACACACCACTTCCACATCTAAACATCATAGTTACTGTTCCCCCACAACAAGACTCTCTGCACACGTTCCACACACCACATCTAAACATCATAGTTACTGTTCCTCCACAACAAGACTCTCTGCACACGTTCCACACACCACATCTAAACATCATAGTTACTGTTCCCCCACAACAAGACTCTCTGCACACGTTCCACACACCACATCTAAACATCATAGTTACTGTTCCCCCACAACAAGACTCTCTGCACACGTTCCACACACCACATCTAAACATCATAGTTACTGTTCCTCCACAACAAGACTCTCTGCACACGTTCCACACACCACATCTAAACATCATAGTTACTGTTCCCCCACAACAAGACTCTCTGCACACGTTCCACACACCACATCTAAACATCATAGTTACTGTTCCCCCACAACAAGACTCTCTGCACACGTTCCACACACCACATCTAAACATCATAGTTACTGTTCCCCCACAACAAGACTCTCTGCACACGTTCCACACACCACATCTAAACATCATAGTTACTGTTCCTCCACAACAAGACTCTCTGCACACGTTCCACACACCACATCTAAACATTATAGTTACTGTTCCTCCACAACAAGACTCTCTGCACACGTTCCACACACCACATCTAAACATCATAGTTACTGTTCCTCCACAACAAGACTCTCTGCACACGTTCCACACACCACTTCCACATCTAAACATCATAGTTACTGTTCCTCCACAACAAGACTCTCTGCACACGTTCCACACACCACATCTAAACATCATAGTTACTGTTCCTCCACAACAAGACTCTCTGCACACGTTCCACACACCACATCTAAACATCATAGTTACTGTTCCTCCACAACAAGACTCTCTGCACACGTTCCACACACCACATCTAAACATCATAGTTACTGTTCCTCCACAACAAGACTCTCTGCACACGTTCCACACACCACATCTAAACATCATAGTTACTGTTCCCCCACAACAAGACTCTCTGCACACGTTCCACACACCACATCTAAACATCATAGTTACTGTTCCCCCACAACAAGACTCTCTGCACACGTTCCACACACCACATCTAAACATCATAGTTACTGTTCCTCCACAACAAGACTCTCTGCCGCTGATCGGGAACGCTGGTAA
- the LOC123728253 gene encoding hyphal wall protein 2-like isoform X2, whose translation MSLPILSYHCCPYTTSTSKHHSYCSPTTRLSAHVPHTTSKHHSYCSSTTRLSAHVPHTTSTSKHHSYCSSTTRLSAHVPHTTSKRHSYCSSTTRLSAHVPHTTSKHHSYCSPTTRLSAHVPHTTSKRHSYCSSTTRLSAHVPHTTSTSKHHSYCSPTTRLSAHVPHTTSKHHSYCSSTTRLSAHVPHTTSKHHSYCSPTTRLSAHVPHTTSKHHSYCSSTTRLSAHVPHTTSKHHSYCSSTTRLSAHVPHTTSKHHSYCSSTTRLSAHVPHTTSKHHSYCSSTTRLSAHVPHTTSKHHSYCSPTKRLSAHVPHTTSTTKHHSYCSPTTRLSAHVPHTTSTSKHHSYCSSTTRLSAHVPHTTSKHHSYCSSTRLSAHVPHTTSKHHSYCSSTTRLSAHVPHTTSKHHSYCSPTTRLSAHVPHTTSKHHSYCSPTTRLSAHVPHTTSKHHSYCSPTTRLSAHVPHTTSKHHSYCSSTTKLSAHVPHTTSKHHSYCSSTTRLSAHVPHTTSKHHSYCSSTTRLSAHVPHTTSKHHSYCSPTTRLSAHVPHTTSKHHSYCSSTTRLSAHVPHTTSTSKHHSYCSPTTRLSAHVPHITSKHHSYCSSTTRLSAHVPHTTSTSKHHSYCSPTTRLSAHVPHTTSTSKHHSYCSPTTRLSAHVPHTTSKHHSYCSSTTRLSAHVPHTTSKHHSYCSSTTRLSAHVPHTTSTSKHHSYCSPTTRLSAHVPHTTSKHHSYCSSTTRLSAHVPHTTSTSKHHSYCSPTTRLSAHVPHTTSTSKHHSYCSPTTRLSAHVPHTTSKHHSYCSSTTRLSAHVPHTTSKHHSYCSSTTRLSAHVPHTTSTSKHHSYCSPTTRLSAHVPHTTSKHHSYCSSTTRLSAHVPHTTSTSKHHSYCSPTTRLSAHVPHTTSTSKHHSYCSPTTRLSAHVPHTTSKHHSYCSSTTRLSAHVPHTTSKHHSYCSSTTRLSAHVPHTTSTSKHHSYCSPTTRLSAHVPHTTSTSKHHSYCSPTTRLSAHVPHTTSKHHSYCSSTTRLSAHVPHTTSKHHSYCSPTTRLSAHVPHTTSKHHSYCSPTTRLSAHVPHTTSKHHSYCSSTTRLSAHVPHTTSKHHSYCSPTTRLSAHVPHTTSKHHSYCSPTTRLSAHVPHTTSKHHSYCSPTTRLSAHVPHTTSKHHSYCSSTTRLSAHVPHTTSKHYSYCSSTTRLSAHVPHTTSKHHSYCSSTTRLSAHVPHTTSTSKHHSYCSSTTRLSAHVPHTTSKHHSYCSSTTRLSAHVPHTTSKHHSYCSSTTRLSAHVPHTTSKHHSYCSSTTRLSAHVPHTTSKHHSYCSPTTRLSAHVPHTTSKHHSYCSPTTRLSAHVPHTTSKHHSYCSSTTRLSAADRERW comes from the exons ATGTCGCTTCCGATACTCTCTTACCACTGCTGCCCATACACCACTTCCACATCTAAACATCATAGTTACTGTTCCCCCACAACAAGACTCTCTGCACACGTTCCACACACCACATCTAAACATCATAGTTACTGTTCCTCCACAACAAGACTCTCTGCACACGTTCCACACACCACTTCCACATCTAAACATCATAGTTACTGTTCCTCCACAACAAGACTCTCTGCACACGTTCCACACACCACATCTAAACGTCATAGTTACTGTTCCTCCACAACAAGACTCTCTGCACACGTTCCACACACCACATCTAAACATCATAGTTACTGTTCCCCCACAACAAGACTCTCTGCACACGTTCCACACACCACATCTAAACGTCATAGTTACTGTTCCTCCACAACAAGACTCTCTGCACACGTTCCACACACCACTTCCACATCTAAACATCATAGTTACTGTTCCCCCACAACAAGACTCTCTGCACACGTTCCACACACCACATCTAAACATCATAGTTACTGTTCCTCCACAACAAGACTCTCTGCACACGTTCCACACACCACATCTAAACATCATAGTTACTGTTCCCCCACAACAAGACTCTCTGCACACGTTCCACACACCACATCTAAACATCATAGTTACTGTTCCTCCACAACAAGACTCTCTGCACACGTTCCACACACCACATCTAAACATCATAGTTACTGTTCCTCCACAACAAGACTCTCTGCACACGTTCCACACACCACATCTAAACATCATAGTTACTGTTCCTCCACAACAAGACTCTCTGCACACGTTCCACACACcac ATCTAAACATCATAGTTACTGTTCCTCCACAACAAGACTCTCTGCACACGTTCCACACACCACATCTAAACATCATAGTTACTGTTCCCCCACAAAAAGACTCTCTGCACACGTTCCACACACCACTTCCACAACTAAACATCATAGTTACTGTTCCCCCACAACAAGACTCTCTGCACACGTTCCACACACCACTTCCACATCTAAACATCATAGTTACTGTTCCTCCACAACAAGACTCTCTGCACACGTTCCACACACCACATCTAAACATCATAGTTACTGTTCCTCCACAAGACTCTCTGCACACGTTCCACACACCACATCTAAACATCATAGTTACTGTTCCTCCACAACAAGACTCTCTGCACACGTTCCACACACCAC ATCTAAACATCATAGTTACTGTTCCCCCACAACAAGACTCTCTGCACACGTTCCACACACCACATCTAAACATCATAGTTACTGTTCCCCCACAACAAGACTCTCTGCACACGTTCCACACACCACATCTAAACATCATAGTTACTGTTCCCCCACAACAAGACTCTCTGCACACGTTCCACACACCACATCTAAACATCATAGTTACTGTTCCTCCACAACAAAACTCTCTGCACACGTTCCACACACCACATCTAAACATCATAGTTACTGTTCCTCCACAACAAGACTCTCTGCACACGTTCCACACACCACATCTAAACATCATAGTTACTGTTCCTCCACAACAAGACTCTCTGCACACGTTCCACACACCACATCTAAACATCATAGTTACTGTTCCCCCACAACAAGACTCTCTGCACACGTTCCACACACCACATCTAAACATCATAGTTACTGTTCCTCCACAACAAGACTCTCTGCACACGTTCCACACACCACTTCCACATCTAAACATCATAGCTACTGTTCCCCCACAACAAGACTCTCTGCACACGTTCCACACATCACATCTAAACATCATAGTTACTGTTCCTCCACAACAAGACTCTCTGCACACGTTCCACACACCACTTCCACATCTAAACATCATAGTTACTGTTCCCCCACAACAAGACTCTCTGCACACGTTCCACACACCACTTCCACATCTAAACATCATAGTTACTGTTCCCCCACAACAAGACTCTCTGCACACGTTCCACACACCACATCTAAACATCATAGTTACTGTTCCTCCACAACAAGACTCTCTGCACACGTTCCACACACCACATCTAAACATCATAGTTACTGTTCCTCCACAACAAGACTCTCTGCACACGTTCCACACACCACTTCCACATCTAAACATCATAGTTACTGTTCCCCCACAACAAGACTCTCTGCACACGTTCCACACACCACATCTAAACATCATAGTTACTGTTCCTCCACAACAAGACTCTCTGCACACGTTCCACACACCACTTCCACATCTAAACATCATAGTTACTGTTCCCCCACAACAAGACTCTCTGCACACGTTCCACACACCACTTCCACATCTAAACATCATAGTTACTGTTCCCCCACAACAAGACTCTCTGCACACGTTCCACACACCACATCTAAACATCATAGTTACTGTTCCTCCACAACAAGACTCTCTGCACACGTTCCACACACCACATCTAAACATCATAGTTACTGTTCCTCCACAACAAGACTCTCTGCACACGTTCCACACACCACTTCCACATCTAAACATCATAGTTACTGTTCCCCCACAACAAGACTCTCTGCACACGTTCCACACACCACATCTAAACATCATAGTTACTGTTCCTCCACAACAAGACTCTCTGCACACGTTCCACACACCACTTCCACATCTAAACATCATAGTTACTGTTCCCCCACAACAAGACTCTCTGCACACGTTCCACACACCACTTCCACATCTAAACATCATAGTTACTGTTCCCCCACAACAAGACTCTCTGCACACGTTCCACACACCACATCTAAACATCATAGTTACTGTTCCTCCACAACAAGACTCTCTGCACACGTTCCACACACCACATCTAAACATCATAGTTACTGTTCCTCCACAACAAGACTCTCTGCACACGTTCCACACACCACTTCCACATCTAAACATCATAGTTACTGTTCCCCCACAACAAGACTCTCTGCACACGTTCCACACACCACTTCCACATCTAAACATCATAGTTACTGTTCCCCCACAACAAGACTCTCTGCACACGTTCCACACACCACATCTAAACATCATAGTTACTGTTCCTCCACAACAAGACTCTCTGCACACGTTCCACACACCACATCTAAACATCATAGTTACTGTTCCCCCACAACAAGACTCTCTGCACACGTTCCACACACCACATCTAAACATCATAGTTACTGTTCCCCCACAACAAGACTCTCTGCACACGTTCCACACACCACATCTAAACATCATAGTTACTGTTCCTCCACAACAAGACTCTCTGCACACGTTCCACACACCACATCTAAACATCATAGTTACTGTTCCCCCACAACAAGACTCTCTGCACACGTTCCACACACCACATCTAAACATCATAGTTACTGTTCCCCCACAACAAGACTCTCTGCACACGTTCCACACACCACATCTAAACATCATAGTTACTGTTCCCCCACAACAAGACTCTCTGCACACGTTCCACACACCACATCTAAACATCATAGTTACTGTTCCTCCACAACAAGACTCTCTGCACACGTTCCACACACCACATCTAAACATTATAGTTACTGTTCCTCCACAACAAGACTCTCTGCACACGTTCCACACACCACATCTAAACATCATAGTTACTGTTCCTCCACAACAAGACTCTCTGCACACGTTCCACACACCACTTCCACATCTAAACATCATAGTTACTGTTCCTCCACAACAAGACTCTCTGCACACGTTCCACACACCACATCTAAACATCATAGTTACTGTTCCTCCACAACAAGACTCTCTGCACACGTTCCACACACCACATCTAAACATCATAGTTACTGTTCCTCCACAACAAGACTCTCTGCACACGTTCCACACACCACATCTAAACATCATAGTTACTGTTCCTCCACAACAAGACTCTCTGCACACGTTCCACACACCACATCTAAACATCATAGTTACTGTTCCCCCACAACAAGACTCTCTGCACACGTTCCACACACCACATCTAAACATCATAGTTACTGTTCCCCCACAACAAGACTCTCTGCACACGTTCCACACACCACATCTAAACATCATAGTTACTGTTCCTCCACAACAAGACTCTCTGCCGCTGATCGGGAACGCTGGTAA